One Denticeps clupeoides chromosome 3, fDenClu1.1, whole genome shotgun sequence DNA window includes the following coding sequences:
- the ved gene encoding ventrally expressed dharma/bozozok antagonist yields the protein MKGHFSIEWLSQSSQDSNKQTQAAPSNSWPPVGPNMPSTSGTVPESLPGFYSRWRPDSLDGQERPTEAQTVPARDIPGVQHLTQDTGFTSSTEEEETSGYESEGGRSLSPTTQKEPVPTVSPSTGRRPRTAFTAEQINSLEKAFKRNAYLGTQDKAELCKKLNLSDKQIRNWFQNRRMKLKRTVQDALAHACQAKVASHLMHYPEFQAFRPAPYPSYYITAQDTPTPYPSASSLHYNPSAAAALSGLPVDGLYQYSSLPSMAVTPGGSTMMAPYQPYHHQY from the exons ATGAAGGGTCACTTTTCCATCGAATGGCTGTCTCAAAGCAGCCAGgactcaaacaaacaaacacaggcaGCCCCTTCCAACTCTTGGCCTCCTGTTGGACCTAACATGCCCAGCACCTCGGGTACTGTGCCTGAGAGTCTTCCTGGCTTCTACAGTCGATGGAGGCCAGACAGTTTGGATGGACAGGAAAGACCCACAGAAGCACAGACTGTCCCAGCAAGGGACATCCCTGGGGTGCAGCATCTTACTCAAG ACACAGGCTTCACCAGCAgcacagaagaagaggagacCTCAGGGTACGAGAGTGAGGGCGGGCGTTCTCTCTCGCCCACGACTCAGAAAGAACCCGTACCCACGGTTTCCCCCTCCACTGGACGCAGGCCGCGAACTGCCTTCACAGCGGAGCAGATAAACAGCCTGGAAAAGGCCTTCAAGAGGAACGCTTATCTCGGCACTCAGGACAAAGCTGAGCTTTGCAAGAAGCTGAATCTCTCTGATAAGCAG ATAAGGAACTGGTTTCAGAATCGGCGCATGAAGTTGAAGAGGACCGTTCAGGACGCTCTGGCTCACGCCTGTCAGGCTAAAGTTGCATCCCACCTGATGCACTACCCAGAGTTTCAGGCCTTCAGGCCGGCCCCGTATCCAAGCTACTACATCACGGCACAGGACACCCCCACACCCTACCCATCAGCCAGCAGCCTACACTACAACCCCTCTGCAGCCGCAGCTCTGTCTGGCCTGCCCGTCGATGGACTCTATCAGTACAGCAGTTTGCCCAGCATGGCTGTCACCCCTGGAGGCTCTACAATGATGGCTCCATACCAACCATACCATCATCAATACTAG